A window from Zingiber officinale cultivar Zhangliang chromosome 7A, Zo_v1.1, whole genome shotgun sequence encodes these proteins:
- the LOC122001227 gene encoding ribosome biogenesis protein BOP1 homolog isoform X1: MGKSQKSSKEVDELSKEISRDVTANGSTEGINEKDDRFQPSDLVDSLEDEGSPYDSGEDDQDASDYKSHSNAEESDSSEDEVQGSPYDSGEDDQDASDYKSLRSAEESDSSEDEVQGFSYDSGEDDQDASDYKSHRSAEESDSSEDEVPSRNTVGDVPLEWYKEEEHIGYDITGKKIKKRARKDRIESFLAGVDDAKNWRKIYDDYNDEEVELTKEEVKMIHRMLRGKTPHAGVDPYAPYVDWFEWEDKGHPLSNAPEPKRRFIPSKWEQKKVVRYIRAIRKGFLKFDKPKEEPHVYLLWGDDSTAAENKRHGLSYIPAPKPKLAGHEESYNPSVEFIPTQEEINSYQLMLEEDRPKFIPRRFESLRNVPAYENAIKETFDRCLDLYLCPRTRKKRINIDPESLKPKLPSLKDLRPYPSTCYLEYRGHTGPVKTISIDISGQWMASGSSDGTVRVWEIETSRCIKVWDVGEAVNHVTWNPLPELPILSISVGRDVLILDTRLANAENQARVKELLHVEESLLEEDEGNTTPVVRWVRDDKYDAIRLKHLKAVTTIDWHRKGDYFTTVVPSGHTRAILMHQLSKKHTHSPFQKLRGLPVTAVFHPTRSMFFISTKTHVWVYDLLKQKVVKKLETGLQEVSSISIHPGGDNVIVGSKEGKMCWFDMDLSSKPYKTLTSHHMKDITNVAFHRLYPLFASSSEDCTAYVFHGMVYSDLNQNPLIVPLKILRGHNSSKGRGVLDCKFHPRQPWLFTAGADSIIKLYCH, translated from the exons ATGGGCAAGTCTCAGAAATCTTCCAAGGAAGTG GATGAGTTAAGTAAAGAAATCTCTAGAGATGTTACTGCAAATGGCTCCACAGAAGGAATCAATGAAAAAGATGACAGATTCCAACCTAGTGATCTTGTGGATTCATTGGAGGATGAG GGATCTCCTTATGACAGTGGAGAGGATGATCAAGATGCTAGTGATTACAAAAGTCATAGTAATGCGGAGGAAAGCGACTCCTCTGAAGATGAG gtgCAGGGATCTCCTTATGACAGTGGAGAGGATGATCAAGATGCTAGTGATTACAAAAGCCTTAGAAGTGCGGAGGAAAGCGACTCCTCTGAAGATGAG gTGCAGGGATTTTCTTATGACAGTGGAGAGGATGATCAAGATGCTAGTGATTACAAAAGCCATAGAAGTGCGGAGGAAAGCGACTCCTCCGAAGATGAG gTGCCTTCAAGAAATACTGTTGGGGATGTTCCATTGGAGTGGTACAAAGAGGAGGAGCATATCGGGTATGATATTACTGGGAAAAAGATCAAGAAGCGGGCTAGGAAGGACAGGATTGAATCTTTTTTAGCTGGAGTCGATGATGCGAAAAATTG GAGGAAGATTTATGATGACTACAATGATGAGGAAGTGGAGTTGACGAAGGAGGAGGTTAAAATGATTCATAGAATGTTGAGGGGTAAGACACCACATGCTGGAGTTGATCCATATGCG CCTTATGTTGATTGGTTTGAATGGGAGGACAAAGGGCACCCTCTTTCTAATGCACCAGAGCCAAAGAGGCGGTTCATTCCTTCAAAATGGGAACAGAAGAAg GTTGTTCGATACATTAGAGCTATTCGAAAAGGGTTTCTTAAGTTTGACAAACCAAAGGAGGAACCTCATGTTTATTTGTTATGGGGTGATGATTCAACTGCAGCTGAAAACAAGAGGCATGGTTTGAGTTATATTCCGGCTCCCAAACCAAAACTGGCAG GTCATGAAGAATCATATAATCCTTCTGTAGAGTTCATTCCTACTCAGGAGGAGATCAACTCTTACCAGTTAATGCTTGAGGAAGACCGTCCTAAGTTTATTCCTAGAAG GTTCGAATCACTACGGAATGTGCCAGCTTATGAGAATGCAATTAAAGAAACCTTTGACCGATGCCTTGATCTCTATTTATGTCCTAGAACCCGAAAAAAACGT ATTAACATAGATCCAGAATCTCTAAAGCCCAAGTTACCTAGTCTGAAAGATTTGAGACCTTATCCCTCTACATGTTATCTTGAGTACAGAGGGCATACAGGCCCTGTGAAGACAATATCAATTGATATATCAGGGCAGTGGATGGCATCTG GTTCATCCGATGGTACAGTCCGTGTTTGGGAGATCGAAACCAGTCGTTGTATTAAAGTTTGGGATGTTGGTGAAGCTGTCAATCATGTAACATGGAACCCATTACCCGAACTTCCTATTCTGTCAATTTCTGT AGGGCGTGATGTGCTTATTTTAGATACTAGATTGGCAAATGCAGAGAACCAGGCAAGGGTCAAGGAGTTGCTTCACGTGGAGGAATCACTATTAGAGGAGGATGAGG GAAATACCACTCCTGTGGTGAGATGGGTTCGAGATGATAAATATGATGCCATCCGATTAAAGCATCTCAAG GCTGTGACAACAATTGATTGGCATCGGAAAGGAGACTATTTCACTACTGTGGTTCCTAGTG GTCATACAAGAGCAATATTGATGCACCAACTCTCCAAGAAGCATACACATAGTCCATTTCAGAAGTTGCGTGGTCTTCCAGTCACTGCAGTTTTTCATCCAACACGATCGATGTTCTTCATATCAACCAAGACTCATGTCTGGGTTTATGATCTTCTGAAGCAAAAGGTTGTCAAGAAGCTCGAGACTGGTCTTCAAGAGGTTTCTTCGATTTCAATTCATCCAGGAG GTGATAATGTCATTGTGGGCAGCAAGGAAGGAAAAATGTGCTGGTTTGATATGGACCTTTCATCCAAACCATATAAGACCTTGAC GAGCCACCATATGAAAGATATCACAAATGTCGCGTTTCATCGCTTGTACCCTCTCTTTGCCTCTAGTTCAGAAGACTGCACTGCTTATGTGTTCCACGGAATGGTATACTCTGATCTTAATCAGAATCCTCTCATTGTCCCATTGAAAATTTTGCGTGGGCATAACAGTTCGAAAGGCAGAG GTGTGCTCGATTGCAAATTCCATCCGAGGCAGCCATGGTTATTCACTGCCGGAGCAGATTCTATCATTAAACTGTATTGCCACTAA
- the LOC122001227 gene encoding ribosome biogenesis protein BOP1 homolog isoform X3, with product MGKSQKSSKEVDELSKEISRDVTANGSTEGINEKDDRFQPSDLVDSLEDEGSPYDSGEDDQDASDYKSHSNAEESDSSEDEVQGSPYDSGEDDQDASDYKSLRSAEESDSSEDEGFSYDSGEDDQDASDYKSHRSAEESDSSEDEVPSRNTVGDVPLEWYKEEEHIGYDITGKKIKKRARKDRIESFLAGVDDAKNWRKIYDDYNDEEVELTKEEVKMIHRMLRGKTPHAGVDPYAPYVDWFEWEDKGHPLSNAPEPKRRFIPSKWEQKKVVRYIRAIRKGFLKFDKPKEEPHVYLLWGDDSTAAENKRHGLSYIPAPKPKLAGHEESYNPSVEFIPTQEEINSYQLMLEEDRPKFIPRRFESLRNVPAYENAIKETFDRCLDLYLCPRTRKKRINIDPESLKPKLPSLKDLRPYPSTCYLEYRGHTGPVKTISIDISGQWMASGSSDGTVRVWEIETSRCIKVWDVGEAVNHVTWNPLPELPILSISVGRDVLILDTRLANAENQARVKELLHVEESLLEEDEGNTTPVVRWVRDDKYDAIRLKHLKAVTTIDWHRKGDYFTTVVPSGHTRAILMHQLSKKHTHSPFQKLRGLPVTAVFHPTRSMFFISTKTHVWVYDLLKQKVVKKLETGLQEVSSISIHPGGDNVIVGSKEGKMCWFDMDLSSKPYKTLTSHHMKDITNVAFHRLYPLFASSSEDCTAYVFHGMVYSDLNQNPLIVPLKILRGHNSSKGRGVLDCKFHPRQPWLFTAGADSIIKLYCH from the exons ATGGGCAAGTCTCAGAAATCTTCCAAGGAAGTG GATGAGTTAAGTAAAGAAATCTCTAGAGATGTTACTGCAAATGGCTCCACAGAAGGAATCAATGAAAAAGATGACAGATTCCAACCTAGTGATCTTGTGGATTCATTGGAGGATGAG GGATCTCCTTATGACAGTGGAGAGGATGATCAAGATGCTAGTGATTACAAAAGTCATAGTAATGCGGAGGAAAGCGACTCCTCTGAAGATGAG gtgCAGGGATCTCCTTATGACAGTGGAGAGGATGATCAAGATGCTAGTGATTACAAAAGCCTTAGAAGTGCGGAGGAAAGCGACTCCTCTGAAGATGAG GGATTTTCTTATGACAGTGGAGAGGATGATCAAGATGCTAGTGATTACAAAAGCCATAGAAGTGCGGAGGAAAGCGACTCCTCCGAAGATGAG gTGCCTTCAAGAAATACTGTTGGGGATGTTCCATTGGAGTGGTACAAAGAGGAGGAGCATATCGGGTATGATATTACTGGGAAAAAGATCAAGAAGCGGGCTAGGAAGGACAGGATTGAATCTTTTTTAGCTGGAGTCGATGATGCGAAAAATTG GAGGAAGATTTATGATGACTACAATGATGAGGAAGTGGAGTTGACGAAGGAGGAGGTTAAAATGATTCATAGAATGTTGAGGGGTAAGACACCACATGCTGGAGTTGATCCATATGCG CCTTATGTTGATTGGTTTGAATGGGAGGACAAAGGGCACCCTCTTTCTAATGCACCAGAGCCAAAGAGGCGGTTCATTCCTTCAAAATGGGAACAGAAGAAg GTTGTTCGATACATTAGAGCTATTCGAAAAGGGTTTCTTAAGTTTGACAAACCAAAGGAGGAACCTCATGTTTATTTGTTATGGGGTGATGATTCAACTGCAGCTGAAAACAAGAGGCATGGTTTGAGTTATATTCCGGCTCCCAAACCAAAACTGGCAG GTCATGAAGAATCATATAATCCTTCTGTAGAGTTCATTCCTACTCAGGAGGAGATCAACTCTTACCAGTTAATGCTTGAGGAAGACCGTCCTAAGTTTATTCCTAGAAG GTTCGAATCACTACGGAATGTGCCAGCTTATGAGAATGCAATTAAAGAAACCTTTGACCGATGCCTTGATCTCTATTTATGTCCTAGAACCCGAAAAAAACGT ATTAACATAGATCCAGAATCTCTAAAGCCCAAGTTACCTAGTCTGAAAGATTTGAGACCTTATCCCTCTACATGTTATCTTGAGTACAGAGGGCATACAGGCCCTGTGAAGACAATATCAATTGATATATCAGGGCAGTGGATGGCATCTG GTTCATCCGATGGTACAGTCCGTGTTTGGGAGATCGAAACCAGTCGTTGTATTAAAGTTTGGGATGTTGGTGAAGCTGTCAATCATGTAACATGGAACCCATTACCCGAACTTCCTATTCTGTCAATTTCTGT AGGGCGTGATGTGCTTATTTTAGATACTAGATTGGCAAATGCAGAGAACCAGGCAAGGGTCAAGGAGTTGCTTCACGTGGAGGAATCACTATTAGAGGAGGATGAGG GAAATACCACTCCTGTGGTGAGATGGGTTCGAGATGATAAATATGATGCCATCCGATTAAAGCATCTCAAG GCTGTGACAACAATTGATTGGCATCGGAAAGGAGACTATTTCACTACTGTGGTTCCTAGTG GTCATACAAGAGCAATATTGATGCACCAACTCTCCAAGAAGCATACACATAGTCCATTTCAGAAGTTGCGTGGTCTTCCAGTCACTGCAGTTTTTCATCCAACACGATCGATGTTCTTCATATCAACCAAGACTCATGTCTGGGTTTATGATCTTCTGAAGCAAAAGGTTGTCAAGAAGCTCGAGACTGGTCTTCAAGAGGTTTCTTCGATTTCAATTCATCCAGGAG GTGATAATGTCATTGTGGGCAGCAAGGAAGGAAAAATGTGCTGGTTTGATATGGACCTTTCATCCAAACCATATAAGACCTTGAC GAGCCACCATATGAAAGATATCACAAATGTCGCGTTTCATCGCTTGTACCCTCTCTTTGCCTCTAGTTCAGAAGACTGCACTGCTTATGTGTTCCACGGAATGGTATACTCTGATCTTAATCAGAATCCTCTCATTGTCCCATTGAAAATTTTGCGTGGGCATAACAGTTCGAAAGGCAGAG GTGTGCTCGATTGCAAATTCCATCCGAGGCAGCCATGGTTATTCACTGCCGGAGCAGATTCTATCATTAAACTGTATTGCCACTAA
- the LOC122001227 gene encoding ribosome biogenesis protein BOP1 homolog isoform X5, with product MGKSQKSSKEVDELSKEISRDVTANGSTEGINEKDDRFQPSDLVDSLEDEGSPYDSGEDDQDASDYKSHSNAEESDSSEDEVQGSPYDSGEDDQDASDYKSLRSAEESDSSEDEVPSRNTVGDVPLEWYKEEEHIGYDITGKKIKKRARKDRIESFLAGVDDAKNWRKIYDDYNDEEVELTKEEVKMIHRMLRGKTPHAGVDPYAPYVDWFEWEDKGHPLSNAPEPKRRFIPSKWEQKKVVRYIRAIRKGFLKFDKPKEEPHVYLLWGDDSTAAENKRHGLSYIPAPKPKLAGHEESYNPSVEFIPTQEEINSYQLMLEEDRPKFIPRRFESLRNVPAYENAIKETFDRCLDLYLCPRTRKKRINIDPESLKPKLPSLKDLRPYPSTCYLEYRGHTGPVKTISIDISGQWMASGSSDGTVRVWEIETSRCIKVWDVGEAVNHVTWNPLPELPILSISVGRDVLILDTRLANAENQARVKELLHVEESLLEEDEGNTTPVVRWVRDDKYDAIRLKHLKAVTTIDWHRKGDYFTTVVPSGHTRAILMHQLSKKHTHSPFQKLRGLPVTAVFHPTRSMFFISTKTHVWVYDLLKQKVVKKLETGLQEVSSISIHPGGDNVIVGSKEGKMCWFDMDLSSKPYKTLTSHHMKDITNVAFHRLYPLFASSSEDCTAYVFHGMVYSDLNQNPLIVPLKILRGHNSSKGRGVLDCKFHPRQPWLFTAGADSIIKLYCH from the exons ATGGGCAAGTCTCAGAAATCTTCCAAGGAAGTG GATGAGTTAAGTAAAGAAATCTCTAGAGATGTTACTGCAAATGGCTCCACAGAAGGAATCAATGAAAAAGATGACAGATTCCAACCTAGTGATCTTGTGGATTCATTGGAGGATGAG GGATCTCCTTATGACAGTGGAGAGGATGATCAAGATGCTAGTGATTACAAAAGTCATAGTAATGCGGAGGAAAGCGACTCCTCTGAAGATGAG gtgCAGGGATCTCCTTATGACAGTGGAGAGGATGATCAAGATGCTAGTGATTACAAAAGCCTTAGAAGTGCGGAGGAAAGCGACTCCTCTGAAGATGAG gTGCCTTCAAGAAATACTGTTGGGGATGTTCCATTGGAGTGGTACAAAGAGGAGGAGCATATCGGGTATGATATTACTGGGAAAAAGATCAAGAAGCGGGCTAGGAAGGACAGGATTGAATCTTTTTTAGCTGGAGTCGATGATGCGAAAAATTG GAGGAAGATTTATGATGACTACAATGATGAGGAAGTGGAGTTGACGAAGGAGGAGGTTAAAATGATTCATAGAATGTTGAGGGGTAAGACACCACATGCTGGAGTTGATCCATATGCG CCTTATGTTGATTGGTTTGAATGGGAGGACAAAGGGCACCCTCTTTCTAATGCACCAGAGCCAAAGAGGCGGTTCATTCCTTCAAAATGGGAACAGAAGAAg GTTGTTCGATACATTAGAGCTATTCGAAAAGGGTTTCTTAAGTTTGACAAACCAAAGGAGGAACCTCATGTTTATTTGTTATGGGGTGATGATTCAACTGCAGCTGAAAACAAGAGGCATGGTTTGAGTTATATTCCGGCTCCCAAACCAAAACTGGCAG GTCATGAAGAATCATATAATCCTTCTGTAGAGTTCATTCCTACTCAGGAGGAGATCAACTCTTACCAGTTAATGCTTGAGGAAGACCGTCCTAAGTTTATTCCTAGAAG GTTCGAATCACTACGGAATGTGCCAGCTTATGAGAATGCAATTAAAGAAACCTTTGACCGATGCCTTGATCTCTATTTATGTCCTAGAACCCGAAAAAAACGT ATTAACATAGATCCAGAATCTCTAAAGCCCAAGTTACCTAGTCTGAAAGATTTGAGACCTTATCCCTCTACATGTTATCTTGAGTACAGAGGGCATACAGGCCCTGTGAAGACAATATCAATTGATATATCAGGGCAGTGGATGGCATCTG GTTCATCCGATGGTACAGTCCGTGTTTGGGAGATCGAAACCAGTCGTTGTATTAAAGTTTGGGATGTTGGTGAAGCTGTCAATCATGTAACATGGAACCCATTACCCGAACTTCCTATTCTGTCAATTTCTGT AGGGCGTGATGTGCTTATTTTAGATACTAGATTGGCAAATGCAGAGAACCAGGCAAGGGTCAAGGAGTTGCTTCACGTGGAGGAATCACTATTAGAGGAGGATGAGG GAAATACCACTCCTGTGGTGAGATGGGTTCGAGATGATAAATATGATGCCATCCGATTAAAGCATCTCAAG GCTGTGACAACAATTGATTGGCATCGGAAAGGAGACTATTTCACTACTGTGGTTCCTAGTG GTCATACAAGAGCAATATTGATGCACCAACTCTCCAAGAAGCATACACATAGTCCATTTCAGAAGTTGCGTGGTCTTCCAGTCACTGCAGTTTTTCATCCAACACGATCGATGTTCTTCATATCAACCAAGACTCATGTCTGGGTTTATGATCTTCTGAAGCAAAAGGTTGTCAAGAAGCTCGAGACTGGTCTTCAAGAGGTTTCTTCGATTTCAATTCATCCAGGAG GTGATAATGTCATTGTGGGCAGCAAGGAAGGAAAAATGTGCTGGTTTGATATGGACCTTTCATCCAAACCATATAAGACCTTGAC GAGCCACCATATGAAAGATATCACAAATGTCGCGTTTCATCGCTTGTACCCTCTCTTTGCCTCTAGTTCAGAAGACTGCACTGCTTATGTGTTCCACGGAATGGTATACTCTGATCTTAATCAGAATCCTCTCATTGTCCCATTGAAAATTTTGCGTGGGCATAACAGTTCGAAAGGCAGAG GTGTGCTCGATTGCAAATTCCATCCGAGGCAGCCATGGTTATTCACTGCCGGAGCAGATTCTATCATTAAACTGTATTGCCACTAA
- the LOC122001227 gene encoding ribosome biogenesis protein BOP1 homolog isoform X7 codes for MGKSQKSSKEVDELSKEISRDVTANGSTEGINEKDDRFQPSDLVDSLEDEGSPYDSGEDDQDASDYKSHSNAEESDSSEDEGFSYDSGEDDQDASDYKSHRSAEESDSSEDEVPSRNTVGDVPLEWYKEEEHIGYDITGKKIKKRARKDRIESFLAGVDDAKNWRKIYDDYNDEEVELTKEEVKMIHRMLRGKTPHAGVDPYAPYVDWFEWEDKGHPLSNAPEPKRRFIPSKWEQKKVVRYIRAIRKGFLKFDKPKEEPHVYLLWGDDSTAAENKRHGLSYIPAPKPKLAGHEESYNPSVEFIPTQEEINSYQLMLEEDRPKFIPRRFESLRNVPAYENAIKETFDRCLDLYLCPRTRKKRINIDPESLKPKLPSLKDLRPYPSTCYLEYRGHTGPVKTISIDISGQWMASGSSDGTVRVWEIETSRCIKVWDVGEAVNHVTWNPLPELPILSISVGRDVLILDTRLANAENQARVKELLHVEESLLEEDEGNTTPVVRWVRDDKYDAIRLKHLKAVTTIDWHRKGDYFTTVVPSGHTRAILMHQLSKKHTHSPFQKLRGLPVTAVFHPTRSMFFISTKTHVWVYDLLKQKVVKKLETGLQEVSSISIHPGGDNVIVGSKEGKMCWFDMDLSSKPYKTLTSHHMKDITNVAFHRLYPLFASSSEDCTAYVFHGMVYSDLNQNPLIVPLKILRGHNSSKGRGVLDCKFHPRQPWLFTAGADSIIKLYCH; via the exons ATGGGCAAGTCTCAGAAATCTTCCAAGGAAGTG GATGAGTTAAGTAAAGAAATCTCTAGAGATGTTACTGCAAATGGCTCCACAGAAGGAATCAATGAAAAAGATGACAGATTCCAACCTAGTGATCTTGTGGATTCATTGGAGGATGAG GGATCTCCTTATGACAGTGGAGAGGATGATCAAGATGCTAGTGATTACAAAAGTCATAGTAATGCGGAGGAAAGCGACTCCTCTGAAGATGAG GGATTTTCTTATGACAGTGGAGAGGATGATCAAGATGCTAGTGATTACAAAAGCCATAGAAGTGCGGAGGAAAGCGACTCCTCCGAAGATGAG gTGCCTTCAAGAAATACTGTTGGGGATGTTCCATTGGAGTGGTACAAAGAGGAGGAGCATATCGGGTATGATATTACTGGGAAAAAGATCAAGAAGCGGGCTAGGAAGGACAGGATTGAATCTTTTTTAGCTGGAGTCGATGATGCGAAAAATTG GAGGAAGATTTATGATGACTACAATGATGAGGAAGTGGAGTTGACGAAGGAGGAGGTTAAAATGATTCATAGAATGTTGAGGGGTAAGACACCACATGCTGGAGTTGATCCATATGCG CCTTATGTTGATTGGTTTGAATGGGAGGACAAAGGGCACCCTCTTTCTAATGCACCAGAGCCAAAGAGGCGGTTCATTCCTTCAAAATGGGAACAGAAGAAg GTTGTTCGATACATTAGAGCTATTCGAAAAGGGTTTCTTAAGTTTGACAAACCAAAGGAGGAACCTCATGTTTATTTGTTATGGGGTGATGATTCAACTGCAGCTGAAAACAAGAGGCATGGTTTGAGTTATATTCCGGCTCCCAAACCAAAACTGGCAG GTCATGAAGAATCATATAATCCTTCTGTAGAGTTCATTCCTACTCAGGAGGAGATCAACTCTTACCAGTTAATGCTTGAGGAAGACCGTCCTAAGTTTATTCCTAGAAG GTTCGAATCACTACGGAATGTGCCAGCTTATGAGAATGCAATTAAAGAAACCTTTGACCGATGCCTTGATCTCTATTTATGTCCTAGAACCCGAAAAAAACGT ATTAACATAGATCCAGAATCTCTAAAGCCCAAGTTACCTAGTCTGAAAGATTTGAGACCTTATCCCTCTACATGTTATCTTGAGTACAGAGGGCATACAGGCCCTGTGAAGACAATATCAATTGATATATCAGGGCAGTGGATGGCATCTG GTTCATCCGATGGTACAGTCCGTGTTTGGGAGATCGAAACCAGTCGTTGTATTAAAGTTTGGGATGTTGGTGAAGCTGTCAATCATGTAACATGGAACCCATTACCCGAACTTCCTATTCTGTCAATTTCTGT AGGGCGTGATGTGCTTATTTTAGATACTAGATTGGCAAATGCAGAGAACCAGGCAAGGGTCAAGGAGTTGCTTCACGTGGAGGAATCACTATTAGAGGAGGATGAGG GAAATACCACTCCTGTGGTGAGATGGGTTCGAGATGATAAATATGATGCCATCCGATTAAAGCATCTCAAG GCTGTGACAACAATTGATTGGCATCGGAAAGGAGACTATTTCACTACTGTGGTTCCTAGTG GTCATACAAGAGCAATATTGATGCACCAACTCTCCAAGAAGCATACACATAGTCCATTTCAGAAGTTGCGTGGTCTTCCAGTCACTGCAGTTTTTCATCCAACACGATCGATGTTCTTCATATCAACCAAGACTCATGTCTGGGTTTATGATCTTCTGAAGCAAAAGGTTGTCAAGAAGCTCGAGACTGGTCTTCAAGAGGTTTCTTCGATTTCAATTCATCCAGGAG GTGATAATGTCATTGTGGGCAGCAAGGAAGGAAAAATGTGCTGGTTTGATATGGACCTTTCATCCAAACCATATAAGACCTTGAC GAGCCACCATATGAAAGATATCACAAATGTCGCGTTTCATCGCTTGTACCCTCTCTTTGCCTCTAGTTCAGAAGACTGCACTGCTTATGTGTTCCACGGAATGGTATACTCTGATCTTAATCAGAATCCTCTCATTGTCCCATTGAAAATTTTGCGTGGGCATAACAGTTCGAAAGGCAGAG GTGTGCTCGATTGCAAATTCCATCCGAGGCAGCCATGGTTATTCACTGCCGGAGCAGATTCTATCATTAAACTGTATTGCCACTAA